The genomic DNA ATGTCAAAATATAAAGGGACATATTAAGTTTGAAAATGTAACCTTTACTTACGATCAAGAAGAAGAACTTATTTTAAAAGACATTTCATTAGATGTTAAAAAAGGTGAAACAATTGCTTTAGTTGGGATGAGCGGTGGCGGAAAATCTTCTTTAGTCAGCTTAATTCCGCGATTTTACGATGTAAAAAGCGGACGAATTCTGTTAGATGGAACAGATATTCGCAAGTTTAAAGTGCGCTCACTTAGAGACAAAGTCGGTATCGTTCTCCAAGATACAATCTTATTTAGCGAATCGGTCAAAACAAATATATTGCTTGCGAAACCAGATGCTACCGAAGAAGAAGTAATTGAAGCAGCGAAAGCAGCCAACGCCCATGAATTTATTATGAATTTGCCTAACGGCTATGAAACAAAAGTAGGCGAAAGGGGCGTTAAGCTTTCTGGGGGACAAAAGCAGCGAATTGCAATTGCAAGAGTATTTCTTAAAAACCCGCCGATTTTAGTGTTTGATGAAGCAACATCTGCGTTAGATTTAGAAAGTGAGCATTTCATTCAAGAAGCGTTAGAAATATTAGCAAAGGATAGAACAACGTTTATCGTTGCTCATCGCTTGTCAACGATTACTCATGCTGATCGGATTATATTAATTGAACACGGAAAAATTGTTGAAGCTGGTACGCATGAACAATTAATGGCTAAGAAAGGGAGCTATTATAAGCTGTTTCAAGTTCAACAGCTTGAACATTAATAGAGACCATTGATAAACGCTTGTCATTCTTTGCTCAGGCAAGTCTACTTTCTTGCCCCGCACCCGAAGAATGACAAGCGTTATTATGTAATTTTGAGTTTATTTCCATAATTCGTCTAAATGATCGGAATAAAATAAAATTGCTTTTTTGTACGCTTTCATTCCGTTGTCGTTAGTCGTTTCACCAAGAAGTTTTAATAAAAGAGACATCGCTTGTTTTGTTTCATTTAAGTTATATAGAACGAGTGCATAAAAGACTCGAAATTCGTTAGCATGCGGAAATTGTTCTATTCCTTGCTCAAGTATAATACGTGCTTGTTCATATTGCCCGAGTACTCGATAGGTACTTCCTAACCCGAGCAGTGCAAGTTGTCTTTCCTCGGATGTTAATTGACAAGTAAGAGCTTTAGTATAAAAAGGAACGGCTTCTGCTTCTAACCCTAGTTGATCATGGACGCATAGAAAACAGATCCATTATTGATTTCTTTCTTTGTTAATTGGAGTAATAGCTGTCGTGCTTCTTCAATCTTTCCTGTTTTTCTCAAATGAAGAGCTTCTCTAATTTTTTCCATATTCTTAACGTCTCCTTTTTTAGCAAGTAAAAAAAAGCAGTTGATTTTTGTACTTATCAACTGCTAAATGATTTATTCTGTTTCTTCTACGATGGTTACTTTGTTGTCTCCTTTATGGTGCAGTTGGAAACTATTGATTAATCGATCAGATGTTCGAGATGCTGCTCACCATATTCTGTTATTGCTGAGACAAGCTGCATCATATGATAGAGCATATATTCATCTTGTTCTTCCATTTTCTTTTGATGCTCTCGCAAAAGATGAAATAGATCTTTTTTATGAAAGCTAATATTATGTTCTTCTTCTAAAGGACGAATTTTTCCAACAAACCTTAAAAGGAGCTGCTCATGATGGTTCACGAGGTAGTCAAGCTCTTGATGAACATCAGTTTGAAAGCTTTCCGGCATTAAGTTTAACTCATTTTCAAAGCGGTGAAGCCTTCTTAATGTTTGCAGAGCTCTTTTCGTTGATGAAATCATTTGTCTATAAATGACGAGTTTTCTTAGCTTTACAGGATGGCTTCGTTTAAAGTAATTACGTTCCTCTTTATATAGTAAGTACAACTGTTCAAGCTTGATCATATCTTCTTTTATTTTTCCAATGTCATTTTTAAGGAGTTTATGCTCTGAGGCATGGATCAGACGAATCCACCTCATAATTTCCTCACTAACATTATAAATTTTATAATATAATTTATTTTCATATTTTGGCGGAAAAAAAACTAAATTGACTACAAAAGCAGAGAGCACCCCAAGCATAATTGTCGAGAAACGAATGAAAGCGAAGGTGATAAATTCATCTCCAGGGCTTTCCATAATGGCTATCATCGTTACTAGGGATAAGCCGATCGTATTTTCAATCTTTATTTTTAAATTGATTGAAATAACAATTATAGCGGCAAGTCCGATAATAAACACATCGTTTCCAAATAATAATACGAAAGAAACAGCGATAAACGCTCCAACAATATTTCCTTGTATTTGTTCAATAATAGATAAATAAGAACGATAAATCGTTGGCTGTACAGCAAAGATAGCAGCGATTCCGGCAAATACAGGAGACGGCAACTGCAATAATTGCGATAAAAATAATGCGATAATAATTGCAATTCCCGTCTTTAAAACGCGGGCGCCAAGCTTCATTTTTTATTTAGTTCCTTTCATTAGAGGTTATAGAAAGTCTGTTTTTACTTCATACTACGTTGAACTACTTAACCCCTTTTTAATTTTCTATAGTTAAACAATAATGTAATATACAATGATTTTTCAAGAAGTGCAAGGAAAAAAATTTAGAATGAAAAAAAGGATTGAGAAAAAGTTCATTTTTCCTCAAACAAAAAACGCTTACGATCCAAGGAAAAACGAAACATTTAGCCCGTTTATAAGCAGACAAAATCATACTACTTGAAGCAAATGCCTGAACAACTACTTGTCAATCAAAGCACGCTACACAAGGAGGAAGCGAATAAAACAGTCGTTCATGCGTTCGTTTATCAATAGTCTGAGACAAAACACGTCCCGTTGGAGAAGGACGTGTTTTGTCTACTATATGATAGAACGATAATGAATATGATGTAGTTCATTTATCGTTTAAAGCGAGATGTTTAAATGAATGATTTACAGCTTCGATCGTTTGTTTAAGGTCCTTTTCAGTGTGAGCAATTGTAATAAACCATGCTTCGTACTTTGATGGAGCTAAATTAATTCCTTGTTGAAGCATGAGCTTAAAAAATTTCGCAAACATTTCTCCATCTGTATTTTCTGCTTGGTCATAGTTTTGGACCTTTTCGTCCGTAAAGTAAATCGTTAATGCTCCTTTTAAACGGTTAATCGTAATTGGAATATTGTATTTTTGAGCTGCAGTTGTAATTCCTAGTTCAAGCATGGAGCCTAAATGATCTAAATAATCGTAAGTTCTTTCTTCTTTTAGTACTTCTAAGCAGGCTATCCCTGCCAGGATAGAGGCAGGATTTCCCGCCATTGTTCCAGCTTGATAAGCAGGACCGAGAGGAGCAACTTTTTCCATAATTTCATTTCTTCCGCCATAGGCACCAATTGGCAAGCCTCCGCCAATAATTTTCCCTAATGCAGTTAAATCAGGTTTTACATTAAGTAAATCCTGCGCTCCTCCGTACATGAAGCGAAATGCAGTGATGACTTCATCATAAATAACAAGTGCCCCTGCTTGATGAGTTAATTCATTGACTTTTTCTAAAAATCCTTGTTTAGGCTCGACAATTCCAAAATTGCCGACAATCGGTTCAACGAGCACAGCTGCAACCTCATCTCCCCATTTATCTAATGCTGCTTTTAATGGCTCGATTTCGTTAAATGGCACAGTAATGACTTCCTCAGCAATGCTCTTTGGAACACCGGCAGAGTCAGGCATACCTAATTGAGAAGGTCCAGAACCCGCTGCAACAAGAACGAGATCAGAGTGGCCGTGATAACAGCCTGCGAATTTAATAATTTTATCTCTCCCTGTATATGCACGGGCAACGCGAATGGTTGTCATCACAGCTTCCGTTCCAGAATTAACAAAGCGTACTTTATCTAACGATGGAATCGCTTCTTTAAGCATTTTTGCCAACTTCACTTCGTGCGGAGTAGGTGTACCGTATAAAACACCTGTTTCGGCTGCTTTTTTTATCGCTTTGGTTATATGAGGATGAGCATGTCCTGTAATAATGGGTCCGTAAGCAGCTAAATAATCAATATATTGATTGCCGTCTACATCCCAAAAATAAGCACCTTGAGCTCGTTCCATAACGACTGGCGCCCCGCCGCCAACAGCTTTATATGAACGCGAAGGGCTGTTCACTCCCCCAACAATATGCTGTAACGCCTCTGTATGTAAAAAATTAGATTGAGTAAATTCCATGAAAAGTCCTCCTTGAAAAAAAGTTTCTTATAAAAAACAATTAACACTTTCCTTTATTTATTTTACCATGTTTATCCCGAATGAAGGGGCAGTAAAAAATGCCCACCTGAAGGATATGATCAAAATCCTTGGAATCTTTGAGCTTATTTGCGGATGGAATATGTAGAGCCTCGGTAACGTATAGTGTTAGTAGCTTTTTATTCAAAGGAAAAAATGGAGAGGGGATCTTTGGTTTATTATCTTTTCTTTGTCATTGTTGTCATTTTTATTTATCTTAGCTTGCGCACGTTATTTACTCCTTATAAGTTAAGGGACAAGCATCTATCCTTTAAAAATTTTATGTTTTTAGTTTTTATTTATTTAACAATATTAATTGGATTTGGATTAATTTATATGATATTAGAGTTAAGAGGATACGATGTTCTTCTTGATAATGGGCTGCCGATTGATGGTAATTTTTTTGTTAAATTGCAAACAGTGATTTATTTCAGTGGCATCACGTTATTTTCTGTCGGCTATGGAGATGTTGCTCCTTTAGGCATTGCTCGAGGGATTGCAGTAATCGAAGCGTTAATTGGTTATGCAATTCCTGCTGCGTTTGTCGTGAGAACTTTTGTCGAGGGGAAAAAATAGCTTTTTTCATCCTGTGCTAACTGTGAAATTTGTTTTTTGAAGCAGAATTCGTTACGCTAGCAATGAAAAGATATTCTAGGAGGCGTTTTTCATGACAGTTAAAGTAGGGGATAAAGCACTTGATTTTGAATTGCCTGCAAGTAATGGTGAGAGTGTAAAACGATCAGATTTCCTTGGCAAAAATATCATTCTTTACTTTTATCCGAAAGATATGACACCTGGATGTACGACAGAAGCATGTGATTTTCGTGATCGGCACGAAAGCTTTAGCGGGCTTAATACTGTCATATTAGGAGTAAGTCCTGATCCAGTTGAAAGACATCATAAATTTATTGAAAAACATGGGCTTCCATTTTTATTACTAGCGGATGAAGATCATCAAGTAGCCGAAGCATACGGAGTTTGGAAGCTAAAGAAAAATTTTGGCAAAGAATATATGGGGATTGAACGATCGACATTTATTATTGATAAGAACGGGAAGCTAGTGAAAGAATGGAGAAAAGTAAGAGTAAAAGGTCACGTGGAGGAAGCGTTACAATTTATTAAAGACGAATTAAGTTAGGGACCATGCCTATTTTCGTTTGCAAAAGGCTTACGTCCATGCATATATTCATGTTTTGAATATCATTATATTAGGGCATACCTCCTCATATATCAATTGATTACGGGCTATATTTAGCCCGTCTTTTTTATTCGAAATTTGACTTTGTCTTTAATCTGAAATGAAATGATGAATTTAACTTCCCCTAGAAAAGAATAAAGTTTAAAATCGTAATAAGAAGAAAAACCAGGGAGTGAGCAACATGAAAATTGTTTCTTCTATTTTGCCTGAAGAACAGATCCAAGACGAGCTGAAAAAAGAATTTCCAAACATTCATTTTAAATTTTACAAAGGGATGGATAAGGCTAAAGAAGATTTTTATGATGCAGATGTATTTATTACATACGGTGAAGATTTAACTGCTGAACATGTAAGAAACGCCAAAAACTTAAAGTGGATTATGGTCATGTCTGCTGGATTGGAGCGAATGCCTTTTAACGCGTGTATAGAAAAGAACATTTTAGTAACTAATGCAAAAGGAATTCATAAAGTTCCTATGGCAGAGTATACAATTGGTATGATGCTCCAGTTTGAAAAGCGAATGAAAGAAATGTGGAAAAATGAAGAAAGTGAACAATGGAATCGCAGACTGCCTTTCGGCGAGCTTTATGGAAAAATTTTGCTCGTACTAGGCGTTGGCGCAATAGGCGGAGAGGTTTCACGGTTAGCTAAAGCGTTTCAAATGAACGTACTAGGCGTTAACCGCAGCGGGAAAGTGGCCGATTTTGTTGATGAAGTATATCAATTTAATCAGATAAATGATATTTTGCCTAAAGCAGATTATATTGTGTCAGTACTACCAAGTACAAAGGAAACGAAGCACTTACTAACAGAAAAACATTTTCGACTAATGAAAAATACAGCAGTATTTATTAATATTGGCCGCGGTGATTTAGTGGAAGAAAAAGTGTTATTGCAGGCGATGGAACAAAACGAAATTGCCCATGCATTTTTGGACGTATTTTATGATGAACCATTAAAAAAAGGGCATCGCTTTTGGAAAATGGACAATATAACAGTGACACCTCATATTTCTAGCATTACAAAAAATTATTTACCGCGTGCTTTTTTTATTTTTAAACATAACCTTCATACATATATTAATCATAAAGCTGATAAAGCTGATTTTATCAATGTAATAGATTTAACAAGGGGGTATTAATTAGTGAAACTTTATACTCGTTCAGGTGATAAAGGGACAACGTCATTAGTATACGGAGAACGTGTTCCAAAAAATGATATTCGCGTTGAAGCATATGGGACATGTGATGAAGCAAATTCAATGATTGGTCTTGCGCTTAGCTATTTAAAAGGGGATTTTTTTCAAGGGAAGGAAACGCTCGAAGATGTTTATCATAAAATACAAACAACACTTTTTCATGTAGGTGCACAGCTTTCTACCCCTGAAGGAAAGAAAATAAATTGGACTTTAAAAGACGAGGACGTTACTTATTTGGAAAAGTTCATTGATGCTTGGAATACCAGTCTTCCAGCGTTAACTCAATTTATACTACCTGGCGGTCATCCTGCTGGTGCTGCTTTTCATGTGGCGCGAACGATTGTAAGACGTGCCGAACGGATAGCGGTTGCTTTAAGTGATGAAGTGAGTCCATTAGTGTTGTCATATTTAAACAGATTATCCGACTTGCTGTTTGTTACAGCAAGATATGTAAATAGTCATTTAGGAACTAAGGAACAAACGCTCCATCAAAGTTAATTAGTCCGCTTGTTATCTTGACAAAAGTAGTAACTCATTAGTAAACTAATTATAAAGATTATAATTTAATAATATTTAGAAAAGAGGTGCATGACGGTGTCACAAAATCATTTAAAAGAAGCTTTGGAAACTTTAAAAGATACTGGGGTACGAATAACTCCACAACGTCATGCGATACTTGAATATTTAATAGACTCAATGTCACACCCAACAGCTGATGAAATTTATAAAGCGCTCGAAGGAAAATTTCCGAATATGAGTGTGGCTACAGTTTACAATAATTTACGAGTATTCCGTGAAGTTGGCCTTGTGAAAGAATTGACTTTCGGTGATTCATCTAGCAGATTTGACTTTATTACAACTCATCATTACCATGTCATTTGTGAAGAATGTGGTAAAATCGTTGACTTCCATTATCCGGGTCTTGATGAGGTCGAACAGTTAGCTTCACATGTAACTGGCTTTAAAGTCAGTCACCACCGAATGGAGATTTACGGAAAGTGTCCAGACTGTTTAAAGAAAAATGCACACTAATGACAACACACTAAAAAAGCTGATAGCCTGATCGGTGCTACCAGCTTTTTTGATTTGTCTCGAACTCTTTAAGCTCACTGGATGTAAAAGCAAGCTGTTATTTTGACTTAAACAACAAAGAACAGTCTGTTTATTTCCTGTTTCGTTTTCGATTGTATTTTTCATCAAATTCTTTTCCTTCCAGTTCAGGATCAAGGGTTAAAGGTTCGTTACAGTACATACACATATCTACACGCCCAAGCATTTTTGTGACCTTTTTGCAATTGGGACAAACAATTTGAACCGTTTTTGTTGAGAGCATACCGATCCAAAAATAAACAACTGTGCTAGCAATAATAAAGAGTAATCCAATAATCATAAAAATAGTCATTAATATAGGTGACTTTCTAAAAAAGATTCCGCCATACATTACGATAAAACCGATAAAAATTAATGATAACGCAAATGTGCGAATTTTATTTATTTTACTTGAATATTTACGCATGATTGTCCCTCCAAAAAAACAACTATATCATAAAATGAGAGCTGCAATAAATAATAAAAACTGAGGATTTCATCTCGAATAAAATTCACGTACAATTAATGATGTCGAATAAAAATCACTGTTTGAAGTTTCAGTATTGAAATTTTGAGCAGGAGATTTAACGCTATTGTCGAACATAATAGGCTATAAAATAAATGGAGGAATTAACATATGGAAGATATCCTTCGTCCAATTTATCAAGAACGCGCCAGTCAGTTAAATACGTTAGGGATATTATTAATAGAAAAAGCGGGAAATGACCGTTCATTAACTGATACATTTGATGCTGTTCTTTTAATCGTAGCAAAGGAAGCAACTCAACCTGTTTTTATAAAACACTATACATATAAAAATAAGAAGGCTGCTCTTCATATTATAAGTGAAGCTAAATTAAATGAATGGTTACTCCTTGGTTCAAATCGAAAAATCTTTGAATGGTTTTACGTTGGGAAAATTGTTTTTGATCGTAATGAGTACATTGAAAAAATTAAGCAAGAGCTTGAGGATTTTCCTTTTCAAGGAAGGAAATTAAGGAAGGGACTTGAATTTGCAAAATTAATTAGACGATATATGGATGGAAAAGCGTTTTTTGAAAATCAACATTACTTGGATGCATATAATCATATCGTTCATTCATTGCATCATCTAGCGAGATTAGCAGTCATTGAAAATGGATTTCACCCTGAAATAACCGTTTGGAATCAAGTTAAAAAACTCGAACCAGAAATATTTAAGCTTTATGATGAATTAGTTAATAGTCAAGAAACGTTAGAAAAGAGGTTAGAGTTATTATTTCTTGCAAGTGAATTTTTAATTCATGCAAAAACGGAATGCGGTACAGCCCACATTGTTGATTTATTAAAACAGAGGGACGTTTGGACATTTAATGAGATTATGACCCATCAAGAGTTGGTTAATTATTCTGTTGATCTAAGTATGCTGCTGGAATATTTAATTGAACGAAATTTAATTGAAGTCATAGAGAAGGAAACAGAGGGTGAGGTTTTCCATAGGTTATACAAGGTAAACAAATAACGATCATGTATTTATCCCATACCTCCGCCGTGTCTAGTGGTGGAGGAGGTATCTCTTTCTAAATTTGGAATAAAGAAAGTTGATTTAACTCTTGACCTATTACAATATATTTGTTATATTAGAATTCGTCGCTAGGAAACATATAGCGAATTAATAAATTTTAAAAAAGTATTGACGAATAAATTATCTCATGTTATATTTAAAAAGTCGCTGTCGCAAGCGACAGAAAAAAATTGCTCTTTGAAAACTAAACAAACAAACGTCAACAACAATTTAAAGTGGAGGCAACTAACTATTCGTTAGAAGCTGACACTTGCCAACGTTAATTTTTTTATTATGAGCGAATCAACGCTCCAACTTTATTGGAGAGTTTGATCCTGGCTCAGGACGAACGCTGGCGGCGTGCCTAATACATGCAAGTCGAGCGAACTATTCAAAAGCTTGCTTTTGAACGGTTAGCGGCGGACGGGTGAGTAACACGTGGGCAACCTGCCTGTAAGACAGGGATAACTTCGGGAAACCGGGGCTAATACCTGATAACCCTTCTCTTCGCATGGAGAGGAGTTAAAAGATGGCTTCGGCTATCACTTACAGATGGGCCCGCGGCGCATTAGCTAGTTGGTGAGGTAAAGGCTCACCAAGGCGACGATGCGTAGCCGACCTGAGAGGGTGATCGGCCACACTGGGACTGAGACACGGCCCAGACTCCTACGGGAGGCAGCAGTAGGGAATCTTCCGCAATGGACGCAAGTCTGACGGAGCAACGCCGCGTGAGCGAAGAAGGTCTTCGGATCGTAAAGCTCTGTTATTAGGGAAGAACAAGTACCGTTTGAATAAGGCGGTACCTTGACGGTACCTAACGAGAAAGCCACGGCTAACTACGTGCCAGCAGCCGCGGTAATACGTAGGTGGCAAGCGTTGTCCGGAATTATTGGGCGTAAAGCGCGCGCAGGCGGTCCTTTAAGTCTGATGTGAAAGCCCACGGCTCAACCGTGGAGGGTCATTGGAAACTGGGGGACTTGAGTACAGAAGAGGAGAGTGGAATTCCACGTGTAGCGGTGAAATGCGTAGAGATGTGGAGGAACACCAGTGGCGAAGGCGGCTCTCTGGTCTGTAACTGACGCTGAGGCGCGAAAGCGTGGGTAGCGAACAGGATTAGATACCCTGGTAGTCCACGCCGTAAACGATGAGTGCTAAGTGTTAGAGGGTTTCCGCCCTTTAGTGCTGCAGCAAACGCATTAAGCACTCCGCCTGGGGAGTACGGCCGCAAGGCTGAAACTCAAAGGAATTGACGGGGGCCCGCACAAGCGGTGGAGCATGTGGTTTAATTCGAAGCAACGCGAAGAACCTTACCAGGTCTTGACATCCTCTGCCACTCCTAGAGATAGGACGTTCCCCTTCGGGGGACAGAGTGACAGGTGGTGCATGGTTGTCGTCAGCTCGTGTCGTGAGATGTTGGGTTAAGTCCCGCAACGAGCGCAACCCTTGATCTTAGTTGCCAGCCTTTAGTTGGGCACTCTAAGGTGACTGCCGGTGACAAACCGGAGGAAGGTGGGGATGACGTCAAATCATCATGCCCCTTATGACCTGGGCTACACACGTGCTACAATGGATGGTACAAAGGGCAGCGAAACCGCGAGGTCGAGCCAATCCCATAAAACCATTCTCAGTTCGGATTGCAGGCTGCAACTCGCTGCATGAAGCCGGA from Bacillus aquiflavi includes the following:
- a CDS encoding tetratricopeptide repeat protein; protein product: MCFLCVHDQLGLEAEAVPFYTKALTCQLTSEERQLALLGLGSTYRVLGQYEQARIILEQGIEQFPHANEFRVFYALVLYNLNETKQAMSLLLKLLGETTNDNGMKAYKKAILFYSDHLDELWK
- a CDS encoding glutamate-1-semialdehyde 2,1-aminomutase: MEFTQSNFLHTEALQHIVGGVNSPSRSYKAVGGGAPVVMERAQGAYFWDVDGNQYIDYLAAYGPIITGHAHPHITKAIKKAAETGVLYGTPTPHEVKLAKMLKEAIPSLDKVRFVNSGTEAVMTTIRVARAYTGRDKIIKFAGCYHGHSDLVLVAAGSGPSQLGMPDSAGVPKSIAEEVITVPFNEIEPLKAALDKWGDEVAAVLVEPIVGNFGIVEPKQGFLEKVNELTHQAGALVIYDEVITAFRFMYGGAQDLLNVKPDLTALGKIIGGGLPIGAYGGRNEIMEKVAPLGPAYQAGTMAGNPASILAGIACLEVLKEERTYDYLDHLGSMLELGITTAAQKYNIPITINRLKGALTIYFTDEKVQNYDQAENTDGEMFAKFFKLMLQQGINLAPSKYEAWFITIAHTEKDLKQTIEAVNHSFKHLALNDK
- a CDS encoding ion channel, whose translation is MVYYLFFVIVVIFIYLSLRTLFTPYKLRDKHLSFKNFMFLVFIYLTILIGFGLIYMILELRGYDVLLDNGLPIDGNFFVKLQTVIYFSGITLFSVGYGDVAPLGIARGIAVIEALIGYAIPAAFVVRTFVEGKK
- the bcp gene encoding thioredoxin-dependent thiol peroxidase; this encodes MTVKVGDKALDFELPASNGESVKRSDFLGKNIILYFYPKDMTPGCTTEACDFRDRHESFSGLNTVILGVSPDPVERHHKFIEKHGLPFLLLADEDHQVAEAYGVWKLKKNFGKEYMGIERSTFIIDKNGKLVKEWRKVRVKGHVEEALQFIKDELS
- a CDS encoding D-2-hydroxyacid dehydrogenase, which codes for MKIVSSILPEEQIQDELKKEFPNIHFKFYKGMDKAKEDFYDADVFITYGEDLTAEHVRNAKNLKWIMVMSAGLERMPFNACIEKNILVTNAKGIHKVPMAEYTIGMMLQFEKRMKEMWKNEESEQWNRRLPFGELYGKILLVLGVGAIGGEVSRLAKAFQMNVLGVNRSGKVADFVDEVYQFNQINDILPKADYIVSVLPSTKETKHLLTEKHFRLMKNTAVFINIGRGDLVEEKVLLQAMEQNEIAHAFLDVFYDEPLKKGHRFWKMDNITVTPHISSITKNYLPRAFFIFKHNLHTYINHKADKADFINVIDLTRGY
- a CDS encoding cob(I)yrinic acid a,c-diamide adenosyltransferase, with product MKLYTRSGDKGTTSLVYGERVPKNDIRVEAYGTCDEANSMIGLALSYLKGDFFQGKETLEDVYHKIQTTLFHVGAQLSTPEGKKINWTLKDEDVTYLEKFIDAWNTSLPALTQFILPGGHPAGAAFHVARTIVRRAERIAVALSDEVSPLVLSYLNRLSDLLFVTARYVNSHLGTKEQTLHQS
- the perR gene encoding Fur family transcriptional regulator codes for the protein MTVSQNHLKEALETLKDTGVRITPQRHAILEYLIDSMSHPTADEIYKALEGKFPNMSVATVYNNLRVFREVGLVKELTFGDSSSRFDFITTHHYHVICEECGKIVDFHYPGLDEVEQLASHVTGFKVSHHRMEIYGKCPDCLKKNAH
- a CDS encoding YgzB family protein — its product is MRKYSSKINKIRTFALSLIFIGFIVMYGGIFFRKSPILMTIFMIIGLLFIIASTVVYFWIGMLSTKTVQIVCPNCKKVTKMLGRVDMCMYCNEPLTLDPELEGKEFDEKYNRKRNRK
- a CDS encoding nucleotidyltransferase-like protein, with translation MEDILRPIYQERASQLNTLGILLIEKAGNDRSLTDTFDAVLLIVAKEATQPVFIKHYTYKNKKAALHIISEAKLNEWLLLGSNRKIFEWFYVGKIVFDRNEYIEKIKQELEDFPFQGRKLRKGLEFAKLIRRYMDGKAFFENQHYLDAYNHIVHSLHHLARLAVIENGFHPEITVWNQVKKLEPEIFKLYDELVNSQETLEKRLELLFLASEFLIHAKTECGTAHIVDLLKQRDVWTFNEIMTHQELVNYSVDLSMLLEYLIERNLIEVIEKETEGEVFHRLYKVNK